One stretch of Lemur catta isolate mLemCat1 chromosome 2, mLemCat1.pri, whole genome shotgun sequence DNA includes these proteins:
- the CALHM6 gene encoding calcium homeostasis modulator protein 6: MEKFQAVLDWHLKHHRALSYGLVTLLTAGGERIFSAVVFQCSCTAAWNMAYGLVFLLVPALVLFLLGYVLSARTWRLVTGCCRRARGARWRCCSGLRRVRVCAELTVAAAVAPLTWVAVALLGGSFYECAASGSRDVALHLCGGQDEDCRAQLPLVPCGKAEAAKVQDFLPVLRAQSQVTGWLLIAAVIVGFLICTCVSRCLSPVSFLQLKFWKIYLEEEEKILKSQATEHATELAKENVKCFFKHSRPRQLNTPSIKDWQQISSLYTFNPNGQYYSLLHKYVNRKEECDSIRSSEGDAVIPVLGFVDSPGITNSPQL, encoded by the exons ATGGAGAAGTTTCAGGCAGTGCTGGACTGGCACCTCAAGCACCACAGGGCGCTGAGCTATGGCCTGGTGACCCTGCTGACGGCGGGCGGGGAGCGCATCTTCTCCGCCGTGGTGTTCCAGTGCTCCTGCACCGCCGCCTGGAACATGGCCTACGGCCTGGTCTTCCTGCTGGTGCCCGCGCTCGTGCTCTTCCTCCTGGGCTACGTCCTGAGCGCGCGCACGTGGCGCCTGGTGACCGGCTGCTGTCGCCGCGCGCGGGGCGCCCGCTGGAGATGCTGCTCGGGGCTGCGCCGCGTCCGCGTGTGCGCGGAGCTGACCGTGGCCGCCGCAGTCGCGCCCCTCACCTGGGTGGCCGTGGCGCTGCTCGGGGGCTCCTTCTACGAGTGCGCGGCCAGCGGGAGCAGGGACGTGGCGCTGCACCTGTGCGGGGGCCAGGACGAAGACTGCCGCGCCCAGCTGCCGCTGGTGCCCTGCGGCAAGGCCGAGGCGGCCAAAGTGCAGGACTTCCTGCCGGTGCTCAGGGCGCAGTCACAG GTGACAGGCTGGCTCCTGATAGCAGCTGTTATCGTTGGCTTTCTGATTTGTACCTGTGTCTCCCGATGCCTATCTCCAGTTAGTTTTCTGCAGCTGAAATTCTGGAAAATCTAtttggaagaggaggagaagatcCTTAAAAGCCAAGCCACAGAGCATGCAACTGAATTGGCAAAAGAGAATGTTAAATGTTTCTTTAAGCACTCACGTCCAAGACAATTGAACACCCCAAGCATTAAAGACTGGCAGCAAATATCTTCACTATATACTTTCAACCCAAATGGCCAGTACTACAGCTTGTTGCACAAGTATGTTAACAGAAAAGAGGAATGTGACAGTATCAGATCTTCTGAAGGAGATGCAGTGATTCCTGTTCTTGGATTTGTAGATTCACCTGGTATAACTAACTCTCCTCAGTTATGA